From Deltaproteobacteria bacterium, one genomic window encodes:
- a CDS encoding lysophospholipase: MEHQEGFFKGCGDVRHYYQGWFPEREPKAILVIVHGLAEHSGRYRNLVNYFVPLGYAVYGMDHLGHGQSDGLRVYVKQFEDFTNTLKIYLDLVREWHPDKPIFLVGHSMGGLIGALFLLDHQADLTGAVLSGPAVKISDQIPAAIIFIGKVLSSLMPKLGLVGLKADGISRDPAVVEAYLSDPLVHNGKTTARLAAEMVKAMGQVTAEAAKITLPILVVQGGADKLINPAGAQMLYDLVKSVDKKLIIYDGFYHEVFNEPEHARVLSDVKMWLEGRI, from the coding sequence ATGGAGCATCAAGAAGGATTTTTCAAGGGCTGTGGGGATGTCAGGCATTATTACCAAGGCTGGTTCCCGGAAAGGGAGCCCAAAGCCATACTCGTCATAGTCCACGGGTTGGCCGAGCACAGCGGTCGGTATAGGAACCTGGTCAATTATTTTGTTCCCCTGGGTTATGCCGTTTATGGAATGGATCATTTGGGCCATGGCCAATCGGATGGACTGCGGGTCTACGTGAAACAGTTTGAAGATTTCACAAATACCCTCAAAATTTACCTTGACCTGGTAAGGGAATGGCATCCCGATAAGCCGATATTTCTGGTCGGGCACAGCATGGGCGGATTAATAGGCGCCCTGTTTCTGCTTGATCACCAGGCCGACCTGACCGGAGCAGTCCTTTCCGGACCGGCGGTCAAAATATCCGACCAGATTCCGGCGGCGATTATTTTTATCGGCAAGGTACTTTCAAGCCTCATGCCAAAGTTGGGATTGGTCGGGTTAAAGGCCGACGGGATATCCCGCGATCCGGCGGTGGTCGAGGCCTATCTCAGCGACCCCCTGGTCCATAACGGCAAAACCACGGCCAGGCTGGCCGCTGAAATGGTCAAGGCCATGGGGCAGGTCACCGCAGAGGCCGCTAAAATTACCCTGCCGATCCTGGTTGTCCAGGGAGGTGCCGACAAGCTGATCAATCCCGCCGGCGCCCAAATGTTATATGACCTGGTCAAATCCGTTGACAAGAAGCTCATAATCTATGACGGTTTTTACCATGAAGTATTCAATGAGCCGGAACATGCCCGGGTTTTAAGCGATGTTAAGATGTGGCTGGAAGGGCGAATATAA
- a CDS encoding lactate utilization protein → MRTRTEILEQLEKELKALQAKTYRAASREELSGILDSLLLDSHSEKVALENRPLIQALNLEEALQKEGQKLLGLNLVDRKAALKEKDWEAVRTIDCGISGADYALADTGTLVLFSAGSSGRWVSLAPTIHIVLLPVERILPSLDELFDELKRAGNLSSLGSAVIFITGASRTADIELKLVMGAHGPKELHVVTLLFPTAGA, encoded by the coding sequence ATGAGAACCCGGACTGAGATCCTGGAACAACTGGAAAAGGAGCTAAAGGCCCTTCAGGCCAAGACCTATCGTGCCGCCTCCCGGGAGGAATTATCCGGAATTCTGGATTCTTTACTCCTGGATTCCCATTCCGAAAAGGTGGCTTTGGAGAACCGTCCCCTGATTCAGGCTTTAAACTTGGAAGAAGCGCTTCAAAAGGAAGGTCAAAAACTATTAGGCTTGAACCTCGTAGACCGGAAAGCGGCGCTGAAAGAAAAGGACTGGGAAGCGGTTCGAACCATCGATTGCGGCATTAGCGGGGCCGATTATGCCCTGGCCGACACCGGGACCCTGGTTTTATTTTCAGCCGGATCTTCGGGGCGCTGGGTCTCCCTGGCCCCCACAATCCACATCGTTCTTTTGCCGGTGGAGCGGATATTGCCTTCCTTAGACGAACTCTTTGATGAATTGAAGCGGGCAGGGAATTTATCTTCTTTGGGAAGCGCCGTTATTTTTATTACCGGCGCCAGCCGGACGGCCGATATCGAACTCAAGCTGGTCATGGGCGCCCATGGGCCCAAAGAATTACACGTGGTAACCCTGCTTTTCCCCACGGCAGGGGCTTGA